The following coding sequences are from one Enterococcus sp. 4G2_DIV0659 window:
- a CDS encoding metal-sulfur cluster assembly factor, giving the protein MTETNQEWSAEEIEDIKEQILTALETVIDPELGIDIVNLGLIYEVDFAQNGDTVVKMTLTTMGCPLADILTDQIHEALKEIPEVRNPEVKLVWYPAWTTDKMSRYARIALGIR; this is encoded by the coding sequence ATGACTGAAACAAATCAAGAATGGTCTGCTGAAGAAATTGAAGACATTAAAGAACAAATTTTAACAGCGTTAGAAACAGTTATTGACCCTGAACTAGGGATTGATATTGTTAACTTAGGTTTAATTTATGAAGTTGATTTTGCTCAAAATGGAGATACTGTTGTCAAAATGACCTTGACAACAATGGGTTGTCCATTAGCAGACATCTTAACTGATCAAATTCACGAAGCATTAAAAGAAATTCCGGAAGTAAGGAATCCAGAAGTAAAATTAGTTTGGTATCCTGCTTGGACAACAGATAAAATGTCGCGTTACGCTCGGATTGCTTTAGGAATTCGATAA
- a CDS encoding helix-turn-helix domain-containing protein, translating to MEFREIKNLRKEKKITLAELGEKTGYSASFLSQIERGTNRPSLEALRKIADALDVTVASLLANEAPQVIQENETTEHGYKVIRNSSGTIYNPWQANSTYYDTLFNLPVHTNNMVISKIYIDAQSSSSGRKIAHNLCEINYVIKGEATIELQDETLILHEGDAIFLEAYTQHNIINATDDGLMLFTLQF from the coding sequence ATGGAATTTAGAGAAATCAAAAATTTAAGAAAAGAAAAAAAGATTACCTTAGCAGAACTAGGAGAAAAAACAGGTTACTCTGCTAGTTTCTTATCACAAATTGAACGTGGAACGAATCGTCCCTCTCTGGAAGCACTAAGAAAAATTGCGGACGCATTGGATGTCACAGTTGCTTCCCTGTTAGCTAATGAAGCACCCCAAGTTATTCAAGAAAATGAAACGACTGAACATGGTTACAAAGTCATTCGAAATTCTTCCGGCACGATTTATAACCCGTGGCAGGCAAACTCTACTTATTATGATACTTTGTTCAATTTACCCGTACATACGAATAATATGGTTATCTCAAAAATCTATATAGACGCGCAATCTTCTTCAAGTGGTAGAAAAATCGCTCATAACCTTTGCGAAATAAATTACGTTATTAAAGGTGAGGCTACTATTGAGTTGCAGGACGAAACACTCATCTTACATGAAGGTGATGCAATTTTTCTAGAAGCCTATACTCAACATAATATTATCAATGCCACTGACGATGGATTAATGCTTTTTACTCTGCAATTTTAG
- the lysA gene encoding diaminopimelate decarboxylase, producing the protein MPLLFGTAKFNEQKHLTIGGCDTVALAEKYGTPLFVYDVEHIRQRARGFKQTFNSLGVKNKVIYASKAFCCLAMYKLLEEEELGCDVVSAGEIYTAIKGGMSPENIEFHGNNKTSEELAFAVDQGVGTIIIDNFYEIDLLSAILEEKGKKQEVMFRITPGVDAETHDYILTGQVDSKFGFDVASGQATDALERILADEHLVLKGAHCHIGSQIFSAEGFLAAVEKMLLILNEWKQSFGYSVDVLNMGGGFGVQYTKADDPLEPEAFVKAIVNAVTGQCELLDYSFPEIWIEPGRSIIAEAGTTIYTVGSQKSIPGVRHYVAVDGGMGDNIRPALYDAQYDGFLANRISAEPSEEVRIVGKYCESGDVLIKGIELPPVQAGDLFAITSTGAYGYSMANNYNRNLKPAVVFVENGEDRLAIRRESFEDLIALDCQ; encoded by the coding sequence ATGCCATTATTATTTGGAACAGCGAAATTTAATGAACAAAAACATTTGACGATTGGTGGATGTGATACTGTGGCTTTGGCTGAAAAATACGGTACACCGCTATTTGTTTATGATGTTGAACATATTCGCCAACGTGCTAGAGGCTTTAAACAAACATTTAACTCTTTAGGAGTAAAGAATAAAGTTATTTATGCCAGTAAAGCTTTTTGTTGTTTGGCAATGTACAAGCTTCTTGAAGAAGAAGAACTAGGTTGCGATGTCGTTTCCGCTGGTGAAATCTACACGGCTATAAAAGGTGGGATGTCTCCAGAAAATATCGAATTTCACGGAAATAATAAAACGAGTGAAGAATTAGCTTTTGCCGTAGATCAAGGTGTTGGGACCATTATTATCGATAATTTTTACGAAATTGATTTATTAAGTGCTATTTTAGAAGAAAAAGGGAAGAAACAAGAGGTTATGTTCCGTATTACACCTGGCGTTGACGCCGAAACCCATGATTATATTTTAACAGGTCAGGTAGATTCTAAATTTGGTTTTGACGTGGCCAGTGGGCAAGCAACGGACGCATTAGAGAGAATTTTGGCTGATGAACACTTAGTTTTAAAAGGCGCTCATTGTCACATTGGGTCTCAAATATTTTCTGCAGAAGGATTTTTAGCAGCTGTGGAAAAAATGTTGTTGATTTTAAATGAATGGAAGCAATCATTTGGTTACTCTGTAGATGTTTTGAATATGGGGGGCGGTTTTGGTGTCCAATATACTAAAGCAGATGATCCTCTTGAGCCAGAAGCGTTTGTAAAAGCGATAGTAAATGCTGTAACAGGTCAGTGCGAATTGTTGGATTATTCTTTTCCAGAAATTTGGATAGAGCCAGGTCGTAGCATTATTGCTGAAGCAGGGACAACAATTTATACTGTTGGTTCACAAAAGAGCATTCCAGGGGTTCGTCATTATGTGGCAGTAGATGGAGGAATGGGCGATAACATCAGGCCTGCGTTGTATGATGCTCAGTATGATGGATTTTTAGCTAATCGAATCAGTGCAGAGCCTAGCGAAGAAGTGAGAATTGTTGGTAAATATTGTGAATCCGGTGATGTGCTGATAAAAGGAATCGAACTGCCACCAGTACAAGCAGGTGATTTATTTGCTATTACAAGTACAGGTGCATATGGTTATTCAATGGCGAATAATTACAATCGTAATTTAAAACCTGCAGTTGTGTTTGTAGAAAATGGCGAAGATAGACTAGCCATACGTCGAGAAAGCTTTGAAGATTTAATTGCATTAGATTGTCAGTAG
- a CDS encoding peptide ABC transporter substrate-binding protein — translation MKKGLKQSLVLATTVLLLSACGGKASNKTEDSTSKNVSEGQKSSRVLNLMEASEVGSMDTIFTQDEPSVNAQSNVFEGLYQLDDKDNVVPAVAKEMPEISEDGKTYKIKLREDAKWSNGDNVTANDFVFAWKKMADPKNQANYFFLMDGTILNGTEIVNEEKSADELGVKALDDYTLEIKMEKPVTYFTSLLAFSPFFPQNEKFVKEKGKLYGTSSENIVSNGPFLMENWDQSSMSWDLVQNPNYYDADKVKSEKIHFEVLKETNTVFNLYESGELDVAILTGDFAKQNKDNPDYQAIQRSKVYSLRMNQKRNDNPSIFANENVRKAVAYALDKKSLVENILADGSKDIYGYIPKDFVSNPETGEDFRKEAGDLVKTDEKRAKEYLEKAKKELNGDVTIELLSKDGDGDKKVAEFIQGQLEKTLPGLKINVKTVPLNNSIELMKKGDYELSVSMWGPDYQDPMTFLESSVSTKNKTSYRSEKYDQLIDDASNKYANDPEKRWETLIKAEKVLVEEDVALIPLYQQARGQLVRPGVEGIEYHNFGATCTYKNAYIKE, via the coding sequence ATGAAAAAAGGGTTAAAGCAAAGTCTTGTATTGGCAACAACAGTGCTATTACTTTCAGCTTGCGGGGGGAAAGCAAGCAATAAGACAGAGGATAGTACAAGTAAAAATGTATCGGAAGGGCAAAAATCTTCAAGGGTTCTCAACTTGATGGAAGCATCAGAAGTAGGATCGATGGATACGATTTTCACACAAGATGAACCAAGTGTAAATGCACAATCAAATGTTTTTGAAGGATTGTATCAATTAGACGACAAAGACAATGTTGTTCCAGCTGTAGCCAAAGAAATGCCGGAAATTTCCGAAGATGGTAAAACCTATAAAATCAAACTTAGAGAAGATGCGAAATGGTCAAATGGAGACAACGTAACTGCGAATGATTTTGTTTTTGCTTGGAAGAAAATGGCTGATCCGAAAAATCAAGCCAATTACTTTTTCTTGATGGATGGAACGATTCTTAACGGAACGGAGATTGTAAACGAAGAAAAATCAGCGGATGAACTAGGTGTAAAAGCACTTGATGATTACACACTTGAAATCAAAATGGAAAAACCAGTAACCTACTTTACTTCATTATTAGCTTTTTCACCTTTCTTCCCGCAAAATGAAAAATTCGTGAAGGAAAAAGGCAAGCTGTATGGAACATCTAGTGAGAATATCGTTTCTAATGGGCCTTTCTTAATGGAGAATTGGGATCAGTCATCTATGTCTTGGGATTTAGTACAAAATCCAAACTATTATGATGCAGACAAAGTGAAATCAGAAAAAATTCATTTTGAAGTGCTAAAAGAAACCAATACAGTATTCAATTTGTATGAATCAGGTGAATTAGATGTTGCGATTTTAACAGGAGACTTTGCGAAACAAAATAAAGATAATCCTGATTATCAAGCCATTCAACGCTCAAAAGTGTACTCTTTAAGAATGAACCAAAAAAGAAATGACAACCCATCAATTTTTGCCAACGAAAACGTTCGTAAGGCTGTAGCCTATGCATTGGATAAGAAAAGTTTAGTAGAAAATATTTTAGCAGATGGTTCAAAAGATATTTATGGATACATTCCAAAAGACTTTGTATCAAATCCAGAAACAGGTGAAGACTTTAGAAAAGAAGCCGGAGACTTAGTTAAAACTGACGAAAAACGAGCAAAGGAATATTTAGAAAAAGCTAAAAAAGAATTGAATGGCGATGTAACCATTGAATTATTATCAAAAGATGGCGATGGCGATAAGAAAGTAGCTGAATTTATCCAAGGGCAATTAGAAAAAACGTTACCAGGTTTAAAAATTAATGTAAAAACAGTTCCTTTGAATAATTCAATCGAACTAATGAAAAAAGGCGATTACGAACTTTCTGTTAGTATGTGGGGACCTGATTATCAAGATCCAATGACATTCCTAGAAAGCTCAGTCAGTACCAAAAATAAAACAAGTTACCGTAGCGAAAAGTATGATCAGTTGATTGATGATGCATCAAACAAATATGCGAATGATCCCGAGAAACGTTGGGAGACACTGATTAAAGCGGAAAAAGTTTTAGTAGAAGAAGATGTTGCATTAATTCCATTGTATCAACAAGCAAGAGGACAATTGGTTCGTCCAGGGGTTGAAGGGATTGAATATCATAACTTTGGCGCAACATGTACTTACAAAAATGCGTATATCAAAGAATAA
- a CDS encoding dipeptide epimerase: MKITKVNVAPKSVKLKEPITISLGTIEHSMSAVVEIETDEGVVGYGEGAPGILITGETLKGTTECIQLFEKQLLGVDPLDTEKIHSIMDASAALAPSAKTAIDIACYDLFGKKANLPLYKLLGGFESSVKTDMTIGIDTPERMAQKAVLAVSQGFDTLKIKVGTGVESDVARIHAIREAVGNDIKLRLDANQGWKAKEAVNTINLLAQYQIELVEQPVAYYDIEGLTYVTNNVSTPIMSDESCFNSKDALRLIKARAVDFVNIKLMKCGGIHEALKINSICEAAGVECMIGCMVEETNIGVTAAAHLAAATKNITRADLDATFGLNEVAIPGGVGLEATSMISLSNKAGLGLSK, translated from the coding sequence GTGAAAATCACAAAAGTAAATGTAGCGCCAAAGTCTGTAAAGTTGAAAGAACCAATTACAATTTCGCTTGGTACGATTGAACATTCAATGAGTGCTGTTGTTGAAATCGAAACGGACGAAGGGGTCGTAGGATATGGCGAAGGAGCACCCGGTATTTTGATTACAGGTGAAACCTTAAAAGGAACGACAGAATGTATTCAATTATTTGAAAAGCAATTACTCGGGGTTGATCCGTTAGATACTGAAAAAATTCATTCGATCATGGATGCCAGTGCAGCACTTGCGCCTTCAGCAAAGACAGCAATTGATATTGCTTGTTATGATTTGTTTGGGAAAAAAGCGAATTTACCATTATATAAACTTTTAGGTGGTTTTGAATCGTCTGTTAAAACAGATATGACGATTGGCATTGATACGCCAGAGAGGATGGCTCAAAAAGCGGTGCTTGCAGTTTCACAGGGTTTTGATACGTTAAAAATCAAAGTAGGAACTGGAGTTGAATCAGATGTTGCTCGAATACATGCGATTAGAGAAGCTGTTGGGAATGATATAAAGCTACGTTTAGACGCTAATCAAGGATGGAAAGCAAAAGAGGCCGTAAATACAATCAATCTTCTAGCACAATACCAAATTGAACTCGTGGAACAGCCAGTTGCTTATTATGATATTGAAGGACTGACTTATGTAACGAATAATGTTTCGACACCAATCATGTCTGATGAAAGCTGTTTTAATTCCAAAGATGCATTGCGATTAATCAAAGCACGTGCCGTTGATTTTGTGAATATCAAATTAATGAAATGCGGAGGGATTCATGAAGCACTGAAAATAAATAGTATCTGTGAAGCTGCTGGTGTGGAATGTATGATTGGCTGTATGGTGGAGGAGACGAATATAGGAGTGACTGCCGCAGCACATCTAGCTGCTGCAACTAAAAATATCACAAGAGCTGATTTAGACGCAACATTTGGTTTAAACGAAGTGGCGATTCCTGGAGGTGTTGGATTAGAAGCAACGAGTATGATCTCTTTATCCAATAAAGCGGGCTTAGGTTTGAGCAAGTAA
- a CDS encoding serine hydrolase domain-containing protein, which yields MNKRLKWYSLLGVIALSSILLCGWFLNRSEDNPKNIPTQTNEKKKIDQEIKNAHFQGTALLIRQGNIFLQQGYGFADADKKVSNQANTIFPIASLQKIITGAIILKFVQEKKLTLNTTLASFYPEIKYSKTITIRQLLNHTSGIMMPEEEPETLLTNEDSQIDNALKTLTVTQDKEFFYSNGNYTLLAGIISKIAGQSYKEVIQKEVIDKLALKHTYFWDNLPKGEAKVLPYYYIEQDFQEDPFPASEKLFSSLLGAGNMYMSVEDFLTFIKGLSNGQLFKQREYDQLADVKTAGYQAGMIYFDGMKYSEGSLGGYNTAIYGDQNNQNLIILFANQPANDGLRELCERLYEEWLNT from the coding sequence GTGAATAAGCGATTAAAGTGGTATAGTTTGCTTGGCGTGATCGCTCTGAGTAGTATCCTTCTTTGTGGTTGGTTTTTGAATCGGTCGGAGGATAATCCAAAGAATATACCTACACAAACAAATGAGAAAAAAAAGATAGATCAAGAAATCAAAAATGCGCATTTTCAAGGAACAGCACTGCTCATTCGTCAGGGAAACATTTTTCTTCAACAAGGATATGGATTTGCAGACGCAGATAAAAAAGTGTCCAATCAAGCAAACACTATTTTTCCAATTGCTTCTTTACAAAAAATAATTACTGGTGCAATTATTTTAAAATTTGTTCAAGAGAAGAAGCTTACATTGAATACCACATTGGCTAGCTTTTATCCAGAAATAAAGTACAGTAAAACCATTACAATCAGACAGCTGCTTAATCATACTTCTGGTATCATGATGCCTGAAGAAGAGCCTGAGACTCTTTTGACTAATGAAGACAGCCAAATTGATAATGCTTTAAAAACACTAACTGTTACGCAAGATAAAGAATTTTTTTATTCAAATGGAAACTATACGCTTTTAGCGGGAATTATTTCGAAAATAGCTGGACAATCATATAAAGAAGTTATTCAAAAAGAGGTGATTGATAAGCTAGCACTAAAACACACTTATTTCTGGGACAATTTGCCTAAAGGCGAGGCAAAAGTCTTGCCGTATTATTATATAGAACAAGATTTTCAAGAGGATCCATTTCCAGCGAGCGAAAAACTATTTTCTAGTTTATTAGGTGCTGGTAACATGTATATGTCTGTTGAAGATTTTTTAACCTTTATTAAAGGATTATCAAATGGTCAATTGTTTAAACAAAGAGAGTATGACCAACTTGCAGATGTCAAAACAGCAGGATATCAAGCAGGAATGATCTATTTTGATGGAATGAAATATTCAGAAGGTAGTTTAGGTGGATACAATACAGCGATTTATGGTGATCAGAATAATCAAAATTTAATTATCCTTTTTGCAAATCAGCCAGCAAACGATGGTCTACGAGAGTTGTGTGAACGTTTATATGAAGAGTGGTTGAATACGTAA
- a CDS encoding transglutaminase-like domain-containing protein — MYYDLKYMSVPLPEDIIKLKNYGDFSGAKKLIEHLLSNELPEALRRRLEIEQDIIRIVGINEYPFGFEEATKMMKETFKDYQEEELTALKENGKVDWLYIDGQVHFQRRFLMNLIKTQANYEARLIVKEDNEVDRLRKQELTQNVLMMKEKGYRKVSIHLKTSIQVKKEYERPGEKVRVSLPLPKECKQVSDIQILKTTPEATFIAPENEAQRTVYFETILEEDQIFSVEYRYVNQVDYVELEPEKASDLQPEFDLGEQLPHIRFTPYLEQLLEEILSGETNPIKKARKIYDFITTKVNYSFMREYFTIENISEYAAVNLKGDCGVQAILFITLCRMAKIPAKWQSGLYVSQYYTGCHDWAQFYVAPYGWVFADLSFGGGARRTGDLDRWNYYFGNLDIFRMPANSEIQTDFNPPKRFLRADPIDNQRGEFEYENQGLPYAYLDVKQELVCMEELV; from the coding sequence ATGTATTATGATTTAAAATATATGAGCGTACCACTACCAGAAGACATTATCAAATTAAAGAATTATGGTGATTTTTCTGGTGCAAAGAAATTGATCGAACATTTATTATCAAATGAATTGCCAGAAGCATTGAGAAGACGCTTAGAAATTGAACAAGATATCATTCGGATTGTGGGTATTAACGAGTATCCTTTTGGCTTTGAAGAAGCTACTAAGATGATGAAAGAAACCTTTAAAGACTATCAAGAAGAAGAATTGACGGCTTTAAAAGAGAATGGGAAAGTTGACTGGCTCTATATAGATGGACAAGTTCACTTTCAGCGTCGTTTCTTAATGAATTTGATCAAGACACAAGCTAATTATGAAGCTAGATTAATCGTTAAAGAAGACAATGAAGTGGATCGTTTAAGAAAACAAGAGCTAACCCAAAATGTTCTAATGATGAAAGAAAAAGGGTATAGAAAAGTAAGCATTCATTTAAAAACGAGTATACAAGTAAAGAAAGAATATGAACGTCCAGGAGAAAAGGTTCGCGTGTCTCTTCCGTTGCCAAAAGAATGTAAACAAGTATCTGACATCCAAATATTAAAGACGACACCAGAAGCAACGTTTATTGCACCTGAAAACGAGGCACAACGAACAGTTTATTTTGAAACTATCTTAGAAGAAGATCAGATTTTTTCAGTTGAATATCGTTATGTAAATCAAGTTGATTATGTTGAATTAGAACCAGAAAAAGCGTCTGATTTACAGCCGGAGTTCGATTTAGGTGAACAGTTGCCTCATATTCGCTTTACACCTTATTTAGAGCAGCTACTTGAGGAGATTTTGTCTGGTGAAACAAACCCGATTAAAAAAGCACGGAAAATTTATGATTTTATTACAACAAAAGTGAACTATTCTTTTATGAGAGAGTATTTTACCATTGAGAACATTTCAGAGTATGCTGCTGTTAATTTAAAAGGGGACTGCGGGGTTCAAGCAATTTTGTTCATTACCTTATGTCGAATGGCAAAGATCCCTGCAAAATGGCAATCAGGCCTGTATGTATCACAATATTATACGGGGTGTCATGATTGGGCGCAATTTTATGTCGCACCATACGGTTGGGTCTTTGCTGATTTATCCTTTGGGGGAGGAGCTCGCAGAACGGGTGATTTAGATCGTTGGAATTATTATTTTGGAAATCTAGACATTTTCAGAATGCCTGCTAACAGCGAAATACAAACAGATTTCAATCCTCCAAAGCGCTTTTTAAGAGCAGATCCAATTGATAATCAACGGGGCGAATTTGAATATGAAAACCAAGGTCTTCCATATGCTTACTTAGACGTAAAACAAGAGTTGGTTTGTATGGAGGAACTTGTGTAA
- a CDS encoding CTP synthase produces the protein MTKYIFVTGGVVSSIGKGIVAASLGRLLKNRGLKVTIQKFDPYINVDPGTMSPYQHGEVFVTDDGAETDLDLGHYERFIDINLNKYSNVTTGKIYSEVLRKERKGEYLGATVQVIPHITNEIKDKIMRAASMTDADIIITEVGGTVGDIESLPFLEALRQMKAEVGSDNVMYIHTTLIPYLKAAGEMKTKPTQHSVKELRSLGIQPNILVVRTELPVSQGTKNKLAQFCDVEPEAVIESRDVETLYSIPLALQAQNMDQIVCDHLKLNVPEADMTEWRALEEKVLGLKKTTRIALVGKYVELPDAYLSVVEALKHAGFAFDSDIAIDWIDSQELTPENVEGILKEADGILVPGGFGDRGVEGKIEAIRYAREKDIPFLGICLGMQMACVEFARNVVKLEDAGSAENNPDVQNNIIDLMSDQENVENLGGTLRLGLYPCKLKKGSVTAAAYEGQEVVQERHRHRYEFNNKYRQLFEENGLVFSGVSPDNRLVEIVELPEKKFFVACQFHPELISRPNRPQHLIKAFVEASLSNKEV, from the coding sequence ATGACAAAATATATCTTTGTTACAGGCGGCGTAGTGTCTTCCATCGGTAAAGGAATTGTCGCAGCATCTTTAGGACGTTTATTAAAAAATCGCGGCTTGAAAGTAACGATTCAAAAATTTGATCCATATATCAATGTGGATCCAGGAACAATGAGTCCTTACCAACATGGAGAAGTTTTTGTCACAGATGATGGTGCCGAAACAGACTTAGACTTAGGTCACTATGAACGTTTTATTGATATTAATTTAAATAAATATTCAAATGTGACAACAGGAAAAATTTATTCAGAAGTATTAAGAAAAGAGCGTAAAGGTGAATACCTAGGGGCAACTGTACAGGTTATTCCTCATATCACAAATGAAATCAAAGATAAAATCATGCGTGCAGCTAGCATGACGGATGCGGATATCATTATTACAGAAGTTGGTGGGACGGTTGGTGATATTGAGTCACTTCCATTTTTAGAAGCTTTACGCCAAATGAAAGCAGAAGTTGGTAGTGATAATGTGATGTATATTCACACGACGTTGATCCCTTATCTAAAAGCAGCAGGTGAAATGAAAACTAAACCAACACAACATAGCGTAAAAGAATTACGCAGCTTAGGCATTCAACCAAACATTTTAGTGGTTCGTACAGAATTACCTGTATCTCAAGGTACGAAGAATAAATTAGCTCAGTTCTGTGATGTAGAACCAGAAGCTGTTATTGAATCACGTGACGTAGAGACACTTTATTCTATTCCTTTAGCATTGCAGGCTCAAAATATGGATCAAATTGTTTGTGATCATCTAAAACTAAATGTACCTGAAGCTGATATGACAGAATGGCGTGCATTGGAAGAAAAAGTGTTAGGATTGAAAAAGACGACCCGTATTGCATTGGTTGGTAAATATGTAGAACTTCCGGATGCCTATCTTTCAGTTGTTGAAGCATTGAAACATGCTGGTTTTGCTTTTGATTCTGACATTGCGATTGATTGGATCGATTCCCAAGAGTTAACTCCAGAGAACGTAGAAGGAATTTTAAAAGAAGCGGATGGTATTTTAGTTCCTGGTGGTTTTGGCGATCGCGGAGTAGAAGGGAAGATAGAAGCGATTCGTTATGCTCGTGAAAAGGATATCCCTTTCTTAGGTATTTGTTTAGGTATGCAAATGGCTTGTGTTGAATTTGCTCGTAACGTTGTGAAATTAGAAGATGCTGGTTCTGCTGAAAATAATCCAGATGTACAAAACAATATCATTGATTTGATGTCCGATCAAGAAAATGTTGAAAACCTTGGAGGAACACTTCGTTTAGGTTTATATCCTTGTAAGTTGAAAAAAGGTAGTGTTACAGCGGCTGCATATGAAGGACAAGAAGTGGTACAAGAACGTCACAGACACCGTTATGAATTTAACAATAAGTATCGTCAATTGTTTGAAGAAAACGGCTTAGTCTTTTCAGGTGTTTCACCAGACAATCGTTTAGTTGAGATTGTTGAATTACCTGAGAAAAAATTCTTTGTTGCTTGTCAATTCCATCCTGAATTAATTTCTCGACCAAATAGACCACAGCATTTAATTAAAGCATTTGTTGAAGCTTCATTAAGTAATAAAGAAGTATAA